The Prionailurus bengalensis isolate Pbe53 chromosome F2, Fcat_Pben_1.1_paternal_pri, whole genome shotgun sequence genomic interval gagagggagacacagaatccaaagcaggctccaggctctgagcttcacgcggggctcaagctcacaaaccgtgagatcataacctgagctgaagttggacgcttaactgactaagccaaccaggtgcccccactcaCTTTATTTTCAATGGCCATTTAATTGCCTACACATTTGCAGAAAGGGTCTGTATCTCTCTTGCTCACTGGGGTATCTCCAGGGCCTACCATTCATCATCTGGCACATGGCAAATGCTCAATTATCACAGATAAATGAACCAATCCAAAATCTAAACGTAAGTACATGTAGACCCAATATTTAATTGAACATAAAGGTAATTTAGCAAAATTACATCCCAAGTGTACaactatattttaaagcttttgggGGATAGCTGTTTCCTATTCTATACTTCtaaaaattacatgtttttatCTGAATGGTGCCTAGTCATGTTTCAAAAGCAAGTTTCACCACAATTTATAGAATCTAAATACACCCAGAGGCAGAATATATAGTAAATGACCTGGAAGTTTCTAGTCCTCTTCAGTGTCTAAAGAATACAGCTGTTTTTTCCAACCCGTCATTTCAAAAACTAATGCTTAAGGCAGATTTCAAGGACAGACTCAGGATAATCCTAAATAGTGACAGCTGACTTCCTGTAATGTACAGTTTAATTGCAAACACATGACtaggcatcaaaaagaataaagcaggTCTCCTACTGACCTAGAAGAATGACTAGGATATACTTGTTGCTCATCAAATATGTATTAAGTAGCATCAATGTGCCAAGGACTAATCCAGGCCCTTGAGAAGCATGAGTGAGTAAGAAGAACAGGTCCCTGTGTTTGTGGGATCATACAGCACATATGCTAGTGGGGGGGGCTGGATGAACAAGTTATAGGACTGTGCATGCAGTTGTGATTCACATCTGCAAAAGGTTTACACATTTATGTGGAAACAGAAAAGGTGTGTATTAGTGTTTGTATGGGcaagaaaaaaagatccaaaCCACACTACAGTGTTTGGGTTCCTTTCCATAAGTAGCCCCTgcttctgtaatttaaaaaggatgcctttaaaaataagtaactcaggggcgcctgggtggctcagtcggttaagagtccgacttcggctcaggtcatgatctcacggtccgtgagtttgagccccgcgtcgggctctgtgctgacagctcagagcctggagcctgtttcagattctgtgtctccctctctctctctgaccctcccccgttcatgctctgtctctctctgtctcaaaaataaataaacgttaaagaaaattttttttaaataaataaaaataagtaactcGGTTACAATTATGAAAGACTAAatctgaatatttgtttttaagcagATTTATATAAAACGCTTAAGATAAtaattttaatccttaaaaaataCCCACAGTTAATTATCAGGATTTGtttaggaagaaatgaaacactGCTTTGCCCAAACTGAAGAGAAGGCTGGGAACTGGTCAGGAACCAGACAACCTTTCCGGTCACTTGTGATCCTAAGAgttaataattttatagttttgaacataattttgaaaatataatttataaattaataaaaataatcactgaaaATGCCCACCTTCACTGTAATCAAagcaatcaaaaaataaaacagtgaatcATCAATAGTGATCACCATCATAATACAAATGTCTAATGACTGAAGATTGAACAATCAATATCTGTCACAAGGTACATGTAAACATCCATTAAACATAATATTgaggaagaatatttaatgataaaggaaaatgtttatgtTGTATCTGGTTAATTCCTTCTTAAAGCATTAACATTATAGTCCAACTACATACATATCACTGACTCCGGGTGACAGGaccaattttttgtgtgttattcTTTGGGCTTTTCAATGTTGTTGCTAATATTCtacaataaaatttatattaaattttgtcaaattataAATGTATTGGAGCAGTACACACTTCTCAAATACTACTGgctttttaaattacacatttcCTTTTAGCGTTTAGCATCTACCATGCTACAACATACACTCAAAACATTGATTAAAAGAGTACATATCACctataataatgtaaataaagtcATCAAGGGTCTaactatttttagaaagaaagagtaatGTGAATAATTTACCCACAGCAAAAAAATTTAAGGCACCAAGCAAGACATCACTAAGATTCTATTCATCTCTACTTGCCTTTaagttttcaactttttcttCAAATGATTTGAAAGTTGGGGAGTTTCTacggagagaaagaaaaacagtaaaattacaaacactgaaaaaaactCACTGATTTTGAAACATCATTAGTTGATTGTATTCCTCTTCACAGTTATTCTCAatcagcaaagaaacagatttaGCTGTGTATGTCTGTACAGGCATAGAGGCAAATATGTATTATTAGGTAAGATGATCAAATTCTGGTCTAAGATTTCTACAACAATGCCTTCAGTTCCACAAACAGCCTGTCTCAGATATACATGATATAGATGTAGTCAAGTACATGTGTGAGGAGAAGGAACAAAGTCGGTAAAACACGAATTCTGTCACTTCTCTAACCATCTAAGTGTGCCACCCTTAGATCAGTTTAATTTTGGTTAAGGTAACTATACTCTAAAACTCGTGTTTAAATTCACATATTGCTTGGCAAAGAGTCCTACATGAACCCCCATCACCAAGCAGGACAAGCAGACCACATGAGTTTCCACAACAGGGATCCTGGTTCCCAGGGAGCAGCAGTAGAGATGACGAAAGAGAgaccaaaaggaagaagaagcacAGAAATGTGGTTTTGCCTACATCACAAAGCTGCCCCAACTGACAGAGCACTCTGAGCCCACGGAAAGCCTCTCCCATGTCTTCACACTCATCCATATTAATCAACGAGGATCACAGAACCTATGTCACTCACGTCTGGGTTTCTGAAGCTTTTAAACTATCCACCTGACCTCAAATATCCTTCCTATTACATAGATGAAAAAGGTGAAGAAGGGAGCAAGGGGTTCTCTCCTTTCCACAGTGGTGATGGGCAACCAGGCCCAAGGGGTAGTCCCCCAGATGCATCCATAGCTCTTGGGAAGTTGTGGGCAATGCAAGTTCTCGGTTCCCACCTCAAGCCTATAGAAATCAGAAACCAGAGGGGGCGGGGTTCAGCAAGCAGGGGGGtctaacaagctctccaggtAGTTCTGATGTATACTAAAGGTTAAGCTGAGCATGTGTTGTTAAAAATCCCCTGCCTCTCTGGAGAGGTTAATGAGACAGTAACATGCACTGCTTGCACATTGTTTCCTGATGGAAGAGGATGGCAGAATTGAATCACAGTTGGCTCCAAATGTCAGAATAGGATGAGGGAAGTGGAAATAGGGAGTTTGGAAAGCCGAGTAGCTTTAGCAGACAGAGGTGGTGGGACAGCTGTTATCTACGAAGAGCTTTATTAGATGGGTAGTGTTCACTTTTACAGTTAAGCAGATTTAAAATATGAAGCAATTTAACAGGTTtacaaaataaagtagaaataataactttttttttaatcacaaaccTTTATTGGATCACTTGCACCCACCTTAACATTATAGAAGGAGCAACTGAAAACTGATACAGCGTTAAACGTGCAGCTTGTTTAGAGCAGAATCCTAGCTCCCCACTTCAGAACAGTTCAAGTTACACattgaaataaagaataagaaagagtAAGATCAGctacattttgtaaaaataaaatactttaccTCATAGCAGGCATGCTAATTGAATGTTGAATGGAGCGGATACTAAGAGGCAGCATTAAAAAGAGATAGACATGAAGTTAGTATCGTGATTAGACATTATAAAACGCAGCTTAAGGGGCTCATTCCTTTGGCACCATGAAGATTTATCTACTTTTTGAGGTGGAGGGGATAAAAATTATTCCAATGCACTTGTATCCATGAGCAAATTATTTTTGATTCaattttttattgttcttctaagttatttatttatttaaatgatctctacacccaacgtggggctcgaactcaggaccccaagatcaagagtcgcacgctccaactgagccagccagacgcccgtTCATGAGCCAATTTAACCCATGTAGTTGACAGAGCTAATGATTCAACCTTGCACTTTTATAGCACTTTGAAAATTCTACAGTGCTTTTCACCTGTATCTATGGGGCATCAAGCACCGAGGCTCAGAAGTTAagtgatttacccaaggtcacagtaGGATGGAACCTGGGTCTTTGGGACTCCTGATTCAATGTTCACCACCTCCCCTCAAAAAACGAAGCgcacatacagatacacacacgcacaagTGAGGCTGGTGAAGGGCGCCAGCAGCTGCCTTTCTCCCACATATTTGTGACCAGACCAAAACAGGAAGGCTTCAAAATAAATCACCTATTTGACAACTGAAAGTGATTTAGAGATCACTCCTTAGTAGTAGTTATCAATTTTCTAATAAGAGACACTTGTACTTCAGCCCAATGAACTAAATGTTCTTAATGGTCATTTTTGGCCCTTTGTTTTACTAGCACCAACTTCTTTCTCAAAGGCAATGCAGTTTACCAACCGTTCAGGCTCAAGGTTATCTACTCTCAGCCATCTCCCATAGAGACCACCTCGCAAGATGAAAGCACTTTAATTCTGGGGCTCACAAAGTCACTGTAAATTGCTGATATGATTACTATGCTTACAATATTTTGATCACTGGCATAGCTGCTTTGGTAGGAAATCTTTCCTTCAGGTAAGCTGGACAGTCCAAGGTattcttaattatatttgaatattgcATGTGTGACttaagttttctcaaaaaatcagTTGTTACACATGACAGTGTGTTTTAAGAGTAGCTCCCCAAATCTAGTTTTGCACCAATATGTAGTGACATGAAGTATGATCTAGATATAAATCAAAATACACTGGCAGTTCACATAGTCAAAATAATCAGTAAAGTATCTGGACTTCTTCATACTTAATGTCATATGTAACACAGGAAAGAATCCAGGCAGCTCACCACTCTCTCTATACTATAACAGTGGTAGATACCTTGGGTACAAGACTACATTCTAGGAGAACTGGCTAATGCTTTTCCTGCTTAATCTATTGCAGTGGGCTAGATCCATACTTGAAGGATAGAGATTCATAAAAATCATCCTTCTTAGTTTACAATACTATTAACTACTATTAATTACAATCATTTACACTAGTTTAGAGCCTTCTAAAGAGGCTGTCTAATCACATTTCCACAGCCCCCTTCCATCATCATCAGTAATGATAACTGCATCAGTAGAACTCCACCCACCACAACTAATCTCCTGGTAATCTGCAAACTGTTTGgagtgaatgaaaagaaagaaaaaacaaaaaaagaggacaaTTAAGATTCTTATCCTGGGATTTTGTACACTAAACCACTGGTTAATGGCTAGGTACATGAGCTGAAAAGTTATGTGGGCTTAGACGTTGAGGAAGGCCTTTCATGGGACCAGGAGGTACAGGCTGCAAGAATGCAGAAGCAGCCAGTTCCCCAAGAAAGGACTGAATATAGTGCACGGAGAGgtagaagaaaggaagcagagatgACCACGCAAGGAAGAGGGCAGGGTGAGAGAGGAACAGCAATTTCCATGGCTTCTGGAAGCAACCTTGATTTTACCAGCTTTCCAACCAGCAGGGCTAGTCTGGGTGGGGAAAGGGCTTGCTACCTTTCTTCTCCTCAGATTCCAAAAGAACTTTCTATGTGACACATTCTCCTTCTTAGGGAAGCTGGTTTACCTAATTTTTTGTTCCTCATAACCAAGACTCTTCACTAGAACATTCATTTTGGCACAATTACCAAATTCTGGCAAAAGAAGGGGAGTGATGGCTTGGATGTATGATACACTGCTTGTTCGTGGGACTCCCTGAATGAATTCAACAGTATcaacaaaatgaggaaatacGTAAAGTGCAAATTTCAGAAACCCATAGTTAATTGTAGCCACTGTCCCTAAACACCCACTTAAAACTCATTCCTTCCAATGGTCATTTTCTGGGTTCTGTGCCCCTTGAACCAGCATACAAGCTAGTTAAGAGGAAACAAGTCAAAGGCAAAGTGGAAGAAATGATCATAAAATGAATTCTAAATACATCAAGTTGACTGTAAATTCAACATCCAGGGCACAAATTACTTCAGGATTATCCTACATAAGAAATAAACCAAGGTGATGAGAGTTGAAAAACTGAATAGTAAACATCGCCCCAAATTATCAGGggatggaaaatgaaaacaagaagtcAGTGCAGAGCTATGCCTGTGTGTAATCAAGGGGTCTCCCCTGATTAGGTAAGGGATGGGAGTGGAACATTAATGTAAGGAGGTaccaggaagaaaggggaaactCACAAATAAGGCaaataagagaaaacaataatgctgggaatacagcagtctccgtctcaaaataagtaaacattttttaaaaaagttattcttttggggcacctgggtggctcagtcagttaagcgtccgactttgactcaggtcatgatcttacattttgtgagtttgagcctcatgtcaggctctgtaccaacagctcagagcctggagcctgcttcggattctgcgtctcctcctctctctgccctttccccttgtgctctcctctgtctgtctaagataaaaaaaatatgttaaaaaaaaaaaaagtcattcttttaaaaagctgaattgattttttaaattttcctggtTTCTTACACAGTTCCTTGATCTTTTTATCCCCAATCACAATAAAAGGGGAGACataaagggaggaaagagaagaaaggaagtggtAGGTactacacagagaaagaaaagaaagagttaaTGGTTAGCATGTTTGAATGCTTACTAGGTGCCAGACACGCTTTTGAGAGCTATCTATGTATTACTTTTCCATTGTGCCCTCACAATAATTTCTTGACTGTAAGTGATAAGCCAAAGTAACTGCTGGCCAGTGCCTGGAGGGGCCTATTCTTAAACCTTGATCACTTTGGGGAGGCAGAACAATGCAGAGAAGAATACAGGCTCCAGAACCAGGGTGCTGTCTGGGTTCAAAGCTTGGGCTTCAGCcacttagctgtgtgatcttggggggagtcacttaacctctctatggttcagtttcctcctctgcaaaatcaaaaaaataacaGCACTTACTTCGGAGGGACTATATAGAGCCTTGCCTGGGAcagaattattcaccattattACTACTACAGATGACTTTAACAGAAACAcacattaacatttatttcatattacATTGCAGTCTTTAAAACGTTTGCATTGCACCCAGTTGTTATTTCAGTTGGTAACTCGGACCACACAGTCTGGACCAAGGTCTGGCACATGGTTAGcgttcaataaatacttctgaATGAAAGCATGAACGAACAAAAACTTGCAACTAAAATTAGGAAATATGGGCATGAAAGGTAGAAAAGTTCAATAAAGCTTTTCAAATTCTAATCGAAAAGTACTCTCTGAAAGAGAAGACATCATTTCTGTTCCCGTTAAGGGGTGAAATTTTTCAGCAAAACAGAACGGTCTGGAATAACCTTAATGagtcccaaacaaacaaaaaaagatatctagagatttatatgaagaaatacaCACGTAAACAGGAGAAACTTCctttggaaataaaagcaaagttagTTAGCACTTCCtcttaaatatatcaaaattctTGACTAATGAAGCTGCTGAATTACTATATTATACTATTAGTAACACTGAAATTGATGTTTAACACTGGCACCCAGGAAAACGAGAAgggtttctctcaaaaaaattccaaagtttCTCTCAAAAACTTAAAGGCATGAATCAATGCTCAACACATATGTATAGACAATGAGCAAATATGAGATGGGTGGATATGAACACAACACCTGAGGGGAAAGGCTGGCTGTCCCTGAAGAGCTTCCCACGATAGTTCTCATTACCATGTCCCACATCTGGCCCTCGACCGAGCTGTCACAGACACCTAATTCTCAGGGGACTAAAAACcgatctctctcttttctcctccacttcctcctccttgcACACCCACCTGGAGTGTAAGGAACATATCTAAATCCCAAGTACCAATTTATTAATTGACAATGTGACCTAAAAACTGTTGCAGGGTCTAACAATTCATGGTAGCAAATCAACCACAATTCTGTCCGAGAGTGAAATCATTGCCACAAGCTTGCTGGGTACACAGGGACTCAAAACAAAGGGAGGTTGACAGGATTAAGCAACTATTTCAAGCACTTGGCAAAAGAGGCCTCTCACATCGTCTCCATGGGAGCAAAGGCCTTGCTGCTGGGACTGAAACCCTCAAAATCTACTTTCCAAGCTTCCTCTCCTTGGACAGTTTTTGGGCCAGTATTTGCCACTGTGACTCACTGATCTAAAAGATGCGGTTTTTCTTCATACAGGTTTTctattatgtatgtttttatgtgtttctattttatatgttctcatatatttttacatgtgaaCACACGAAATCAGATCACAATCAGGGCTTCTTGGCTGAGAAATTTAAGGGACTTTAGCCAACTTTTAATCTGTGAGACTTATAAAATTTAGCTTTCAGAAAATAATCCTGTATCTCTCATTTCCAGGTTTTAATCAAAAGTCTTACTTAAACTTCCACGTATGGATACACAATGTATTATTAGAAACAGGACTAAAAATGGCAGAGTGTAATCTccattatagtttttaaatgaaataaaaaaagttgactgtataaggagctagaaaagaggGGCAATACCTAATCTGTTCCTGGTCAATTAATAAGACAGCACATCCTGAGCCATCTTATGTGAATTTGCTTATTCTTAAAACTACAGAGAAAGAACAGGGATGTGTACTGATGAAACATTCCCCAACAGCAcgtacataaatatttttacatttttatttctatcacaTCTAACATTGTTATATAACCCAGGGTTAACAGGGCTCTTCCACCTTAACTTATTCCTAGTCCCAACCCCCTTCCCCTACTCCATCCGCTCAAAGATTGTAAGGTCTTTCGGTATGAGAGCCATATCTGATGTATGGTTATATTCCGTGGGCCTGTCCACAAAATGCAGTCTAACAGGAGCAGAATGGATCCTGTGACTGAATACGTATTCACACAACTCAAACGACTGTGGATAAAGTGGTCTTAACAGCTGCCTAAAGCACTGAggccatttttaattgaataccaaaaatacaaaaccacCTATCTCTTGATCTTCTTATCCCTATGGTTGGCTCTGACTTCCTGGGCCAAGTGTCACTAGGCCAGAAAGGCCTCAGCGATAAGTTTAAGTTTCCTTACTTAAGCAGACAAACAGCTAGACTACAGCAAGTGACTGAGAACATAATTCGCACTAGAAGAACAGAGATGGAAGCAGCAGACCATGTTGTCTTTCCTGCTTACACTCTAAAGACCTTTCTCCAGCTTAGTTTTCTCTATTAATTGGATAAACAGTCTGtatgggagacagagaagaggtttGCTCAGCATCACAAAGATTCCTTCTATAAGGCATGGTTTGGGCTGCcatctttttaatgtgtgtgtggtTGATTGTTTTTTTTAGCCTCATAggctatttttccttttgcaacCATGAAATTTCCTTACCTGCATATGCAAAGAGTGTAgtgtaaagaaatttaaaaaatagtaaaaactatAAGCTAGTAAAACAAATACTGGAAGGTGCAGAGTAATGGGTATATTTTATGTCTActttaccacaatgaaaaaaaaaaaaagtgatcagaGTAACCTGTAGAAGACGGAAGACTGACATCATGAGGCAGTACATGTGCACTCTATTACAGAAGCATAATGGGACCCACGTGAAGGAGAATTCCAATATCCTTACAAAAGCACCAAAGAAATTaaagcatcaaaaacaaacaaagtcaGACATTAAAAGGGAGGAATTCTGTATGCCATGGTTGAGCTGCTTCTTTtgaccaccaccaacaacaaaaaagtaagaaatgtcAAAATCATTTCCATATCCCTGAACCACAGTGTCCaattattcttcttttaatttatcCGTTACCCACGGTATACAAAAACCCTCCCTTAAAAATAGGTATGCACtaaggaaaaagatattccaaacGCAAGAAAAGTATGCAGTGGACGAACACAACCATCCAACGTGGCATAATAAAATCTAATTAAGCACACTTGTCTTAGACACCGGCTACagctgcagggatggttcaagCTGTCCTTACCTAAAGGAATGTGAAAAGGCTTGCATTCTGTAAGAAGCCacagtaagcattaaaaaagaaagcagtttctGGTAAATCTAAAACAATGGAAtaacctactttttaaaagtcatgtaAGGCTTAAACTGGACTCTAAAGTCTAGACAATCAAGCTGGCATAGAAAGACATGAGAGCACCTCAGAGATGTACATAAATTGTCAAAAGAAAGCAAGTAAGCTATGTTTATTACACAGACGCTTAGAATGATGATGGTCCAAATACAAGAAGTCATTTGGATTTTTGGGTACGTAATAAATATACATTGGTTGCGAAACTTATTCAACCAACAAAATTCTGGTTGTAAAAGCTACATTCCccacaaatgaaaaacacaaagtcATGCAATCTGAGGGTTTTGttagtaaaacaaaaacactttcatGCCAACAGAAGCACAGCAAATTTAAACCATGTTTGTCACTTTCAGTGCTATTTGAATCAacatggcgggggcggggcgggggggggagcagggtggATGCACAAAAGCACTGTGAAgtggtttttattaaaattgccaGGAAAATTCTGCAGACTCATctgaaatataaatgcaaaacaaaaagcaaagctcAATATCAAGATGTGGGCCTAGGCATGAATGTAGAGAGAGATTACACATTAGTACAAACCAGGACACGGATGAGCATGTGGTAATCGCACCATGGTATAACAGTGTACCACGCAGAACTGAAGCCGGTCTCGGTCCACGCGTGCAGGCAGCACTCCTGGACCTGTCTCCAGGAGGACCACAGGCTCGGCCCACAACCACAAACTTGCAACCACAAGAGACATACTTACCCTGCATGATCAGGAAGGACTAAAAGGACAAAAATGCACAACCAGAATTTTCCAACAACCTTAAAAGTACTCACAAGATGATTATTTTGAATGCTATGCCTAAGAGCCAGAAGGCTACGCCTAAAATAACTGAGACAATATTTCAGGTCCTGGTTTGAAGGAGAGGCCTCCCTCACTTGAAGACAGGAGAATCCAGCATTATCCACAAAGTCAGGAAATACATGCAACCACAACGTTATTTTAATTTGCCTCAGCTACTTAATGAGCAAGGAAAAATGAGGACATACTTTACATCTTCCAGCTTTTTGGTGATGACCGATCCAACAGATGAGAAAGCAGCAGATGCCTTCTGTCCAGCTTGAGATAAGGTTTCAGAGGtctttttgtatctatattaaattataaaagaacaGAGTAAAGAAAAGGTAAGCAAACCTTTTCTAATAGCAATAATTTAAAGAATGATCACCACCTCTTGGAGAGCTCtcaaaaacctttttaaaaaaaaattgtttttagaacaTCCCAAATCCTTCATAACCACCAGGACAACATCATCACATCGTTTTATCGTTAACCATCATGCAGGCTCAATCTTCGGCAGTGCCCTAGGACAGCCAAACAGACGCCTATAAAGGCGGGGCCAAGGAAATCGGGGTAAGGGGTAAAAACAGTCATAGAGAAAAGCTGAAAATGAGCCAGAGGCTGAAATTATACCTCTTATTCTTCTCCACTAAAgccaaacaaaaatgaaatcaaattccTCACatgccttttatatctttattcCCTAAAAAGGGACCAGAAGCAAGGTAAGGTTCCTGTGTACTTTTTATCCAAGTAAGTTATATGGCcgtaaagaattttttttaattttgcatatcTGCAGAGCTACCACATAAGGACTTGTGGACTCTGAACGGAATACTGAAAATGACTCAAGTATGATATTTGCTATAGCATAAAGCTATCATTTACCACCTTCCTCTTCCCATCTACCCAGGGATTAATGAaggacaaacaaaaccaaacgaATATGGTAGCTACAAAGAGGTTAAGATCCTCATGTTATTGACAGGGATGCTCAGGCATTTTTACTTATCCCAtcaagaaaaaatactaaaaataaaaagtttatggtGATTCACAAAGAATCTTATATGGACTTATATGGTTCGGAAGTGGACCAAAGGGGGTAGACACCCCAGTGTGTACCTAGTGTCCTAGTGTCCTAGTGTTGTCATGTCAAGATGCAGTCAGCCATACTGCTGCTGGTAACCAGCTCAGCGCATGGATGAACACAGActtcaggtgcacctgggtggctcagtcagttaagcgtccaactcttcatctccactcaggtcacgatctcctggtttatgagttcgagccccgcatcgggctctgtgctgataacatgaagcctgcttgggactttctccctccttctctttctgccccgcactcatgcacatgtgctctctctcaaaaataactgagtaaacttataaaaaaaattttatagaacATACTTCAGAATCTGTTACCAGAAGCTGGCTCCTCCTTATGCTAGGAAACAAAACTGCATCATGATTAAGGCCGTATCAAAATGTATgtgatcaaaaagacaagaagattAAGGGGTGGGCCTCTGCCACCAGCACATATCAGAGACGATGAGCCAAGAGTCTCATGCGAAGTAAAAAGAAGACTGGCTCTGTACTTGGTCAAATCTGAGTTCAAATGCTGCCCTTACATTTTGAGTTTTGTGACCTCAAAACTTATCTGATCCGTTTCCTTCTCTCGGGCTATCTCACCACCCACCCTATTTGGTTATTCTGAGGACTAAGTGACATAAGTGCATTTCTGGCAAgtcaatatataacatttttggaACGTAAATGTTAGTTCTTCAACTCACATACGAGGCTGGTTTTCTTTCTATCCCCTAGAACAGTCTGAAAGACCAAAGTTAGAGAAGAGTCAGGTACACTTGAGAACTGGGCGGTGGGGAGTGCCCTGTGTAGTATAAAGAAGAGTCGCAGAAGCATCCCTCAGCCCCTTTCAGTTCCCCTACCCAGACAAAAGGAGCAAAAGTGTCCTTTACATTCTCTAGAAAAATGTATGATCAAGGGGACATACGCAGATGTTGCTGTCACATCCTGCCAGCCTTTGGCAATGTTCTGTTTTAGTTCCTGTAGTGAATTGATTCCAAGTTTCCGTTTGATCTCTGCTAGATGCTTCTCTTTTGCTGCTAACACTTGAGACAGAGTCTGGATTTCTTCTTCTACCTATGAGGAAGGG includes:
- the TPD52 gene encoding tumor protein D52 isoform X4; protein product: MDRGEQGLLRTDPVPEEGEDVAATISATETLSEEEQQELRRELAKVEEEIQTLSQVLAAKEKHLAEIKRKLGINSLQELKQNIAKGWQDVTATSAYKKTSETLSQAGQKASAAFSSVGSVITKKLEDVKNSPTFKSFEEKVENLKSKVGGTKPAGGDFGEVLNSTANASATSEPLPEQTQGGL
- the TPD52 gene encoding tumor protein D52 isoform X1 — protein: MDFYEDYQSPFDFDTGVNKNYLYLSPSGNSSPSGSPTLQKSGLLRTDPVPEEGEDVAATISATETLSEEEQQELRRELAKVEEEIQTLSQVLAAKEKHLAEIKRKLGINSLQELKQNIAKGWQDVTATSAYKKTSETLSQAGQKASAAFSSVGSVITKKLEDVKMQAFSHSFSIRSIQHSISMPAMRNSPTFKSFEEKVENLKSKVGGTKPAGGDFGEVLNSTANASATSEPLPEQTQGGL
- the TPD52 gene encoding tumor protein D52 isoform X5, which gives rise to MDRGEQGLLRTDPVPEEGEDVAATISATETLSEEEQQELRRELAKVEEEIQTLSQVLAAKEKHLAEIKRKLGINSLQELKQNIAKGWQDVTATSAYKKTSETLSQAGQKASAAFSSVGSVITKKLEDVKMQAFSHSFSIRSIQHSISMPAMRNSPTFKSFEEKVENLKSKVGGTKPAGGDFGEVLNSTANASATSEPLPEQTQGGL